The sequence CTTGATCTTTTGGTTTACCTACATGTACAAGGTAAAAACTTAAACCCTCTCGGGGTTCTGGAAAAAATATAACAGGATTCAGGTGTTCTTCAATTCAAGTTGCTGAACAGAATAAAAGGGGATTTCACATTCATGGCTTGAGAGCAAGAGCAAGGCCAAACTTGGGGGCTGCCGCATGGGTGGCCTTTGGGTCATACTCCGCTGAAAAAGTTATAAGCGACTTTGGTCTCCATTCATGTTGGCATAGCATTGCAGCCTTGCCATTGTCAGAGAATCGTGTTTTTACCACTGTAAATGGATCCACTGCATGAGAACTTCCAATGGTAAAACTGTTCTCAAGGGAGGAAAGCCTGTGAGTCATTTCCGCGGCAACTGAATGTAAGGGGTTCACTGAATGAACATAAGATGCCTTGAGAGTTTGTCCTTTGTCCGTCCTACATAGCAAAGTTGAGCTTCAATTTAAAGGCAAGTCAAAGCAAACTTTAGACCAATAAAAAGCAACCATTCTGAATACCAAAAGACACGAGAAGGCCTAaaatgtaataacaataataactcCTGGCGCCTGGGAATAATTATTTAGCTGCTTCTGATGAGTTCATACTCAAAAAGAACAAGTACCTTTACTACTAACACATCTAATACTGTAACTGCTGCGATTTAAGAATACTCATTTTGTCTTTAAatggaataacaaaaaaatgcaaatacCTTTTAAGACCAAAGGCACGACATATAGAATATTAAAACAGGAGAAGGAATAAATACTCTTTTAACGAGAGAGAACAAGCTTTACGTATGCTTACAGTAAAAATGCAGCAGAGAAATCTGGCTTGTTCAAGCCAATCCCAGCATTACACTTGACAAATGAAGAAGAGGCAGTATCAAATCCAACTTCACCACCCACACTAAGATTGTTGCTTCCAATTGCAGCTGAGAGCTCCAAAAGAGGATTTGGATTGAGGCCAATGCTGGAATCAATGGCCGCATGATGATGAAGGTACTGCACATCCAGCTGCGACTCAACAGACAGAAATAAGTCAGATTTTCAGCACACAATTTCATAAAGGCTATCCACAATTAGCAAGTACTTCTACAACAAAAGAAATCTAATGAGCTTTTCTTGGTTATTATGTTCTACCAGCATCTCAAACCTGTTCCCagttaatttaaaacataactgGTGCTTCTTTCCACTAGttcattttttcatgtaaatctAGTAAATTTCAAGCATGGAGGTTTCATTTACTCACAAGGAAAAACTGCCACAAATTATTTCACCTCTGTAATTCATTCTTATTGGAAAGATGATTGATGTTAggaaaaattaagtaaaacatGGAGATACAGACTTCACTAAATGAAGATGTCTTCAATAATATGCATTTTTTCCTGTGCATTCTTAGGACTCAGACTATCAGAAAGTCCTTTAAGAGAGCTTGGGGGCAAGCCAGCAGAGTCATCACTGGGTATGAGTAATCTAATCTGCCTGCCTCAATTCAGTACTATAGTCTCTCAGGTAGATTAAGGAAGGATCCCAGATACAAAGTCATTCAGATTATCATTCTACATACTAAAAACTAATGCTAATTTGCTGCTGTCTCGGAAAAACTTGACTCTTGCTCAGCATTGCTGCAACCATGGTTGTTAATCTGATCACTTGCCTTTTCCCTCGTCTTCTATATGATGTTAGCACTTGTTTAATTCCATCACTAGCCATACCCTATTATGGAAAACAATCAtggaaaatactatttatttgtAGTACTTGCTTGTTAAGTTCCATTTTCATTCAGCTTTATGCCTCCTTTTGTTGGTTAAAACTTTGGGATGAGTTGCATGTCACAGTGAATAATAGTATGGTATGACTCATaataagtaaaaagaaaaggccttttctttttacttattATGAGTCATACCATACTATTTTCCATTTTAAGCAACATGGAAAGGCTCTATAAAGTACAGATTGATAACAAGATTACCAAATTCTGAAAGTAAGAAAAATTACTGGGAAGCCATGCAATGAACAAGTAACTTCCAATACAAATGCATCCCTAACAGTTCCATGCACATGCAGCATGCAAATtcttataatcatttttttttttgttgcaccATTTAAAATGCACTGACCTTGCCAGACTTGTGATCAGGTATTTTGAAACTAAGTGCAGCTTTGGTGCTGGGAAAAATCTCATTAACAGTCACTTTGGTAGACACCTGTCAAAGAGTTACACGTAGAAACAGATCAGCATACCATCAAGGCGCTTGAATGCAAATAATTGAGCATTGACTATATTTCAAAATGACCATGGTGAGAGTAAGAATTCAATTGTAGCTAAGTGAGTGAAAATAAGAATTCAATTGTTGCTAAGTGAGTGAAAATGCCAAAAATTCTGATCAAGTACATGAACTTCTCTCTTACAATGGAATAGGTATCAACTTTCACATCCACAACAGTATTCTTGCTCCTGTACAAGGTGCTTATATCACCATTAAAAATTTCATCCTTCTTCAAACCTGTGGCTGTAAACCCCTGCACATGCAGTTTAATGATATATTTGATTAGATAGCATCACAACCTCATCATTCGAACTCtaaatgcttcttttttttaagagaaacaataacgtcaaaatttatttatgaacgGGGTCCTATTTTCTGAAAAACAGGAGCACTATGACAACCTTACATGCCCGATTCCCACATCAAATATTTAACactgagaaaagaaaattataaataatccaCTGGCATGCCAAATCAGGCTTCACCTAATCTCTTTCATTAATTAGCTTCAATATTTCAAACATAGAAGATACATTCAATGACTGATGTCCTTAAAAGTCATTTGGATTATCTAAAGTAACATTCCTTTAGATAAACAACAGGAATGAATGACAGCAAATACATGAGAATGAGTTCTGAAAGAAAATCTATCtggttctttctttcattaactTGCTGATATTGGTCAAAGTCATCAAGACTAAGAAGACCTCTCCTGAGTTTGGCTAACCTTGCAAAACCAAGTCATTTTCAATCATTTATGACCTTTCAGCTCTATTTTGTTTCGAACACACACTCTTTCTTTCCATGCTCACAACACTTAAACACTCATTCCAATTTGACGGATATGTCTTCTCACATGTTTAGGAATATTTATTATCTCTATTCAGCTTGATAGTTTTTGTGGGGTTAGTCAATAGTTTCTATAATCAATCATGACCTAACACTTCGCTAATATCTAACATTTAGAATGTCAAATGTGTATGTAGAGCGGACATAGAATCGAAACCATAGGACGTGCACATGCTCAAATATGCATCCCAACACTCAACatataaatcatttaaaagTACTCGTGGTTCGACATTCTGATCAAGTGTATCAGATATTAATCCAGTGAGTTGCAAGCATCAACAGTTAGTATGTATAACATTTACAATCTCAAGGAGAAAACACACATAGATCAATAGTTCACTGCCTTAACAAGAGAGTAAGTAAAACCATTTACCAAAGCATTTGGGTGTGAAATCTGAAATACCCAGACAGATATCCCCTAAACAGATGTTATTACAAAAAGCAGTGATTAAGGAACTTAAATGAGGAGATGTAAATTCAATGGTACCATTCCAGTAGAACTCAGAATTGAGAGGGTAAACTTGTGATCATAGTTGTAATCTTTGGTCAGGAGGTCTGCATAAGATAAGCAATGTTAGCGAAAAATCAGAATTTATAGCTAAAGCAAATTTGTAAGAGCCTAATTCATTAAACACGGCATCAACAATGAGAGACAATAAACATTAGAAGTCACTATCACTAAGAAAAAAGAGCGGAGCAAGAAAAGTCCTTTGGAGTGTCTGGACAATCATTTGATTGTTATGTTTAGGTTGAGGGCACAGTTCCATTGAGATTACAAGGCTATCTATCATATCCATAACAAACATTTTACAGGAAGGATTGCTACCTAAAGTCCAAGGTTATGgttacatattttttatccaaGCGATGTAATGTATTGCTTtgtgtaaatataaataaatactgGAATTGAATTTCACTTTGacagattaataaaaaaaaaagtgttttttctcaAAGTTTAGTCGTGCCATAAAAAAAGGTCCAACCTGAGGTAAAATTTCAATAGTGGAAACTCCAGATTAAACCATTAAGCATTCACAGATAAGCACATAGATGAACACATCAAAACATGCATGTGCTTGCATCCAAACACGCATCTAGaatctcaagaaaataaaactacATGGTTACATATAAACATCCATATAAAAGATACCTTTGGCTCTTTTGCCAATATCTGAAAATGGAGCTGGTTTGCTACCCATCTTTGATTGGGAAAAATGATTTGCCAACTATACCCTGTAAAACTAAGACAATTCACATGAGCCACAGACCAAAGAGAAGCCTTTTTATCAACAacacaggaaaaaaagaagaaacaaaacgAGAAAATGATAGATGCCCTCGCAAAACACTTGTGTTCAGGTATATACGATAGTAACGATACAAGCCTTTGCAAAACACTGCATCTACATACATAGGTGCACAAACCGCCATTAACATCAAATGAGAACGAAAAgcattatattatattacatcctaaaataaaacagaaccaatcataaaacaaaagcacCCACCATTTCCATTATCATTTAAGCACTGCGATGACTTCCTAAAACTACTCTACTCTATATTAGATTGCACTTTACAGAAGTTTCCAAATCAACTAGTAGGATTTTGCACAAATTTCAAAACCTCTAGACAGACATGTTTTCTTCGCAATTAGCATGGTCATTGCAGGTGCTTACTGGATTAAAAGTAGTAACACTGATTTTAAAACTCATGATGATGCATTAATGAGTGAAAAACCAACCCTAAcgaaaaagtaattaaataggATATCTATCAAATCTCTCCCTCATTTATACACGAGACAGAGAGGTGCTTACACAGGAGATAAGAAAACGAAATGAAATGGAAAACGCCAACGATCACCGACAAAttcggcggcggcggcggcggaaTCAGGAGGCAGGTTATATATTTGTATTGCTGAAGAATAAGTGGATGtggtattttaatttgaatggcGCACTAGTCTAGTTGTGACTAATGAGTGACCAAAGCAAGGCCAGGCAAGGAAGGCCAAGGTCAAAAACGGGACACGAGTGGGGTGATTAGGTTAGATAGATAAAGAACAGAACAGGTGTGGATCTCGATTGGAGAGAGGTTCTTAAGAAAAATGTAAATTGAGAGTTTTGATTTGACTGTGAGGGGTTCAGGTAACAGGCCGGTGAGAGTCTTGTTGAGAAGTTAAATGACGATATTGCCAACAAATATGGTTTCTGCAGTGACATTGGTGACCATGGAAATCGAAATGGGCAGCTGGGTCCGAGATCAAATTTATCAGACCGTCTGAGGTTTCTCTTTCACCCACTCAAAATTTAAATCGTGATTCTGTTGAGTGAAACAAAGAGTTTTCAAatgatgatattttgtttatttatttatttatttatttttattaatataaatatccgGACCAACTTGCGagtatctcgactaatttcacataacataaaattaacgatcatataagtttttagtaATTATGAGGTTTATAATACccgaattgataatttttagggATTAAACCAAGAGCCGACCAGTTACGTTACACCTCTCAggattgttcttttttattttttaataaaatgagtggttttgaacaaaattttaaaaaagtaatgacATCATtcttagataaaaattaaaaagaaattttagagtTAAATTACTCAAGGCTAAGTTTAATTACATTCATCCAAGTTTAaccaattcaaaatttaaattagctaaaaatataattcaatttgaGTTGGGCTTTAAAAATCAACTGATTATTTACTTTGAGAAGTTAAATGACGATATTGCCAATAAATATGGCTACAGAAATGGAGTTGGTGACcttgaaaattgaaatggaCAGCTTGGTCTGGGGTCATATTTATAAGATCCAACTTGAGTCtaacctgatttgaagtttgatttatgattttgttgGTCAATTTAgatcaatttcaaacaaaaataattttgttttttattttataaaatgatgtttttttaaataaaaaatataaaaaaagaagaagaagaaattcttGAAGTCAACCCAACTAAATCAAGTTTATCCTTGTCAAATGGGCCACCCGTGTATAACCAATTAAaatcttcaaattaaaaatcaacagtTTACTTGATCTATCTTGGAATTATGTAATTACGCCCTTTCTCTAGTTGGCAACTGGCAACCCATATAAACCGAGTCACTTGGGCAGACAATTGTTATTCAGGTTTGGTTTGTATGGGCTAAGGCAAATCTAGCAGCATGCTTTGTGGGGGCATCCATTGTGGCTTGGCTTTTCGACATTTCGATTCCTTGGTCAATTGCAGAAATGGAGAACTTGAAAAGAATACAGTGACAAATCCACAATAgaataattttatcttaaaaaaataattaaattcatcaaattttaaatttgtttcttaataattatgaatttaagttCTCTTAAAATAACTTGaggtttacatggtcattaacttcaaagttaatggaattagtcgagatacatGTAAATTgacttgaataataataaaaaaaaaaacaataaaataatttgaatggctcattttatattattgggGGCACCAATTAAGTGCACCCTTTATGTTTTCTCACATGTTAGACTTACATGAGTGAGATCAAGTAAAAAGCAAAATATAAACTGCAATCAAAGTCAAAATAAGACTTGCAGAATTATAATACTCCTCGTGTAATTCAaagaatctaaaacaaaatattgaatgaaGGTATTACCTAAGGTATATGATACAATTTAGAAGGTTTGAGATTACTAGTAACATTGAAATACTTCAATGTCTGGATCCACTTCTCTTGATTCTTCAACAGATGAACCGCAGTAGTGTTTGGCCAAAGCTCATGTGTGCATTGTGTGTGTGGCTCAGGAAAATTGTACATAGACCACTTAGCATTATACCTGTTCTTTGCACGGTGACCTTCTCGAATCCAATCACCAAAAACTTTATCCTCAGGCCCTTCCAAATGATTTTTTGGCACCTCAGAATCTCTAATCCACTCTACAATATCCCATGAGATCATGTATCCCATACCAGACATATAATGCACGAAAGGGTCCATGCTAGGGCATGGGATAACATAACCATAGTACAAATCTTCTCTAGGCAATGGTTTTAACGACTCCACTAAGTTATCTAACCGGAAATATGTGTCATCGTCGGTTTTCATGACATAATGATAAGGAGGATACGGTCTATCTGTGTCATTTAGCATTTCCGGCAAGCTTGAAAAGTAAGTGTAGGTTTTACCTTTGTTCATGTTCTCCTTGCAATCCAGGATGATAATATCATCATACCGCATTATCTCAAGAGCAACGAGTACCTTTTGGTCTTCCTTGGTTAGATTGCAaaacacaaacttcacatcaaTCTGTGCACCCACCGGAGATTGGGTGCCGTATATGAGACGCAGAAAATGTCGACGTTGGTATTGGTCGGGAAGTGTTAGAACGCCTATAAGTATGCGAATATCATCACTAGAGGTCGAAGAATTCACGGCAAGAAAATTGTTGGAAGACGGAGTGGAGGATTGAGATGGAAAGTTGGAGAGAGCACATGTACCAAAACTTAACAAGCTATCAAATCGGATTCCATTGATGGTAGCCAAGGCAcacaagaagaagatgaaaaataaagagGAGAGAATGAACCGGTGCCGGTCTGGCTTTGAGGTGCTCTTCATTGTTACTTGCTTCTCGAATCGCTTGCTCTGGCTCTTCGCAAGAAGTTATGTAGCGATGATATTGATGAATTCCAAGTATTCTTAGATTCAAAGTACAATTAAATTGGCAATTTCGTGCGATTTAGACTACCATGTTGACTTTTATTCCACTGAGGAACAAGGTGTTGATCCGAGGGGGTGAGAAAGCATACCATTGAATGTACCATTATGTCCTTGGATCTTGGGACAAACTAGGCCTTTCTTTTCATGTCATATGGCCTCCATCAAGGAGTTTAAAGTCTATTCCGTAGGTTAGCTCCTTTTCCATTAATAAAGGGGATTGCACTTTACGTCTTCGCGCCTGTGAAATCAAATGCAAATAAGATTTTGCAGCGAGGGATAGTGGGATTGGGCCTATAAATTTGGACTTTGCTTGCACATGGCTAAAGCCATTTGGTCAACTTTTCGTAATTAGGTATATCGCCATGAACATGGCCGGCTCCGAGACCTCTTTACCTGACGTGTCGCTCACCACACTTGAACGCAAAGCAATACCATTGACCCCTAAAATAGAGTGCACGCTGTTTCTAGTTATCTGCGGGGAAAGCGTCCTTCAATCGATGATCCCCAGGAACACAAGGGGATGGGTTTTTTGTGttcaaaaaggaaagaaaagatgcAAATTAACAGGAAATATATTACATGAGTTTTCCAGCTTAGCACCAGATAAAATTTACTATAGAGAAATTACTATTTTGTTGTTCGGTGGAAAAAAGGAAGACTTCATGTTGAgggtaatttaatttatttcagaGGTTCGTCGGTCATATTATTCGGGgatatattagttttttccaaaaacaattacaaaagaaatatgtttttagtcCTGAAAccaacaaaatctaaaattgtTGACCACAGATTTTTATTCAGTATATTCAATAGAATTATTTTCAaagaaatgttttatttaattttatgaaaaataaaataaatattcaaatgcgttcaaaatatttaaattctatataaaaaaaagataatttgttgaagtttttcttttaagtaaaaCGGACAACACGTTTTTCacctaaataaataatatgtcaagcaaaatttttttcaactaaaaacatCCTTTTCATTCCCAATAAGGATTACAATTTAATCTAACCCGACCCTAACTTAATGAACAAGTATTTTTGGACCCGATAAATAATAGATAAGATATGAATATTATCAAACCCGAACCGAAACCTGCCTGAACctaacctaatatatatatttgttgagtatttagatttttataatacCATATGATATATAAATCCCTTAATATTGACATTAAACACCTGATATTTATTatcttatcatttaatatacacATTACCTTAGTCTAAATGATGTGGTATTTTTAATATGCATCGCCTCCACTATTTATCCTCTCGTATTTTATTATGGATAGATTGTGcaaaattttatagtttttaaatttggtaattaaactttgtttttgGACAATTTAGTCCTACTCAAAGAGCAATTGATTTTGAATACTTATGAAAAGGTGGGATTGAAAGagagaaaaccaaaataaaaaatacagcaaACATGAGTGGTGTGCCATAAGTTTCAAAAAAATGTACTTTGGTCCTCCAACTTAAACAATCACGCAAATTAAACAATTTTGGTCCCTCAACATTTCTCCAATTCTATTTTGGtacacaaatttatttttgttattttttgttctctAGTCgatagaggagagagagagagagagagagagagagagagagagagagagagagagagatcgtTGAATTCTAGCGATATAAAGAGAAACATGTCATTGACATCAATTTAGGCCaccaaaataaatgatatttgtatctaatttttttttatttgatgagggGAGTTCATATTAGGTGTTTTTGTTCCTTGAAAGTTTGTGATCTAAGCTCgggttgattttttgttttgcataagTTTGGTTTTTGGGGTGGTTTTTTGTGTTCGTGGATTAATTCATCATGGTTTCTAAGAtattttataggtgttttgGGTAAAAAGAAATGAGTTAAAAAATGGGTTTTTGGGTTCAAAGTAccttgaacttgattttttgacTACCACATTGGTCGAAATTTGGGTAAAACAAACGACATgttgtctgattttttttcttgaaaaatagtGTCATCCACCCCTATTAAAAACAGGAGTGCAATCACGTAGGCTCTAATGAAATGGGCTAGGCAGGCTGGGTTGACCCTGTTTTTCTAgttgtcttttaatttcaattcatgcttcttttatatatatatatatatatatattttaaaaagcttaattatatttacattaatatcccttctctcttttattttgtttagagagTCTCCTTtaaattatgatgattttttggttatatgtttaattttcgaagaagtttttttattgatatatgatttttttttaatcttttgtatatataaactatatttttgaaaataaaaatatttatttttagatgatatttATAATGTGTAGCTTTGcatattattcatttttattttattttatccaatcaatttaatatgtttgtttatttctattattttttgattaaataataaaatattttaatatgcaaaaattaataaacatgatCGAGTAAATGTCTCGTCTTGTGAAATTAAATACCTTGATCTATATCTGTGTCTCagtttttcaagtgtttttaggtgtcattaatgattttttgtttatttattagc is a genomic window of Populus alba chromosome 18, ASM523922v2, whole genome shotgun sequence containing:
- the LOC118051552 gene encoding mitochondrial outer membrane protein porin 4; this translates as MGSKPAPFSDIGKRAKDLLTKDYNYDHKFTLSILSSTGMGFTATGLKKDEIFNGDISTLYRSKNTVVDVKVDTYSIVSTKVTVNEIFPSTKAALSFKIPDHKSGKLDVQYLHHHAAIDSSIGLNPNPLLELSAAIGSNNLSVGGEVGFDTASSSFVKCNAGIGLNKPDFSAAFLLTDKGQTLKASYVHSVNPLHSVAAEMTHRLSSLENSFTIGSSHAVDPFTVVKTRFSDNGKAAMLCQHEWRPKSLITFSAEYDPKATHAAAPKFGLALALKP
- the LOC118051551 gene encoding hydroxyproline O-galactosyltransferase GALT3: MKSTSKPDRHRFILSSLFFIFFLCALATINGIRFDSLLSFGTCALSNFPSQSSTPSSNNFLAVNSSTSSDDIRILIGVLTLPDQYQRRHFLRLIYGTQSPVGAQIDVKFVFCNLTKEDQKVLVALEIMRYDDIIILDCKENMNKGKTYTYFSSLPEMLNDTDRPYPPYHYVMKTDDDTYFRLDNLVESLKPLPREDLYYGYVIPCPSMDPFVHYMSGMGYMISWDIVEWIRDSEVPKNHLEGPEDKVFGDWIREGHRAKNRYNAKWSMYNFPEPHTQCTHELWPNTTAVHLLKNQEKWIQTLKYFNVTSNLKPSKLYHIP